A genome region from Canis lupus dingo isolate Sandy unplaced genomic scaffold, ASM325472v2 SANDYSCAFF125, whole genome shotgun sequence includes the following:
- the LOC125754775 gene encoding collagen alpha-1(I) chain-like, which translates to MLHLPGAAGETGRWCALGGLERPRDPTSAGERRARAPAGLHLHCATAAFPSRSRSRRTAAVEMRPAAAGRRPGGGPPADPTPGPARPPPHPPEPPSGEGGRRGREGGWRGREERGAGKIRRAAGTQPDSGKTRARRAGGRYRPHTVHGLGLDQKDLGPPRAAPGSGSSRVATSDLRSRLGGRARARARGSRREAGRESQGREATGPPGGGTPGEGARAGGGGEGPCRATEGGGAAQTEGAAGARAPRGEGRGGGAGAGRRAGGRRDVVGSRRSPPTAGPRRPRPPPRATTRPPRLPLPRARRPSHGRDPPPASTPTRPNRGLRGSNGAARPRPGGGRKRAAAGGAAASRGPPPGHAAPGRGPARAAPTGRRPGVASGEGRGEGSGGAARDRNHTPPLLRPRRTTRATPWPRAARGISPRGDRGGGGSRRGPPRRELSPLSFSRGRAPPLTSPPHPRPTARPTTAPPPARSPAPTHRTAPHRTGAGAGGAGGRDRARRKGTGGERGREGGKEGGTRRRPPRLLLGGRRARQTGPCEGTPAAPPPGAAIDRQATLRQAYLDRGWGGTGEAGRGGARPKAAAAAAPTPILPRPAAADTAKRGARAPRRCRPVTDQGPAGAATRAPPPPDSQPPSLSPEKNTRPADPRPSPQPRPGPRLATEGGGGGPQREAGRERAGPGEGGGGGGDGEGESRTRAPRPQRRGVGRGGRGRGDEREGGDGADARLTGGPSRAGGGRRAPGGGRPRASRRSPPRRRRRTTTTPRRAPPPRRTRPETRRGHPRAGRRGEPGNDRRRKAKGGPRKGGGPRRGRGTSRRRRRRGGGEWTTRRQPQASGQDGGGGPPRKGHGGGGRDGDVREREAGAGPVSPHDTPSSPTTPPPFPSGRAPDRPTPGPPTATAALPPRLPAAGAAPSFPLPPPHAAPSSPHGRTRTHALPLSHVPRGQRAGTAPARPHRTGEGFAGERTDGKDGAPPPPPPPRSPLMILPQVHLRKPCYDFYFL; encoded by the exons ATGCTCCACCTCCCCGGCGCGGCGGGCGAGACGGGCCGGTGGTGCGCCCTCGGCGGACTGGAGAGGCCTCGGGATCCCACCTCGGCCGGCGAgcggcgcgcgcgcgcgcccgccGGCCTTCACCTTCATTGCGCCACGGCGGCTTTC CCGTCCCGGAGCCGGTCGCGGCGCACCGCCGCGGTGGAAATGCGCCCGGCGGCGGCCGGTCGCCGGCCGGGGGGCGGTCCCCCCGCcgaccccacccccggccccgcccgcccacCCCCGCACCCGCCGGAGCCCCcctccggggagggggggcggcgggggagggagggcgggtggAGGGGTCGGGAGGAACGGGGGGCGGGAAAGATCCGCCGGGCCGCCGGCACG CAACCCGACTCCGGGAAGACCCGGGCCCGGCGCGCCGGGGGCCGCTACCGGCCTCACACCGTCCACGGGCTGGGCCTCGATCAGAAGGACTTGGGCCCCCCACGAGCGGCGCCGGGGAGTGGGTCTTCC CGGGTCGCCACGTCTGATCTGAGGTCGCGTCTCGGagggcgcgcgcgcgcacgcgcgcgcggGAGTCGCCGCGAGGCCGGGAGAGAGAGCCAAGGACGAGAGGCGACGGGGCCCCCCGGGGGGGGGACCCCGGGCGAGGGAGCAcgagccggcggcggcggcgaggggcCCTGCCGGGCCACGGAGGGCGGGGGAGCCGCGCAGACGGAGGGGGCAGCCGGGGCGCGGGCGCCGCGCGGCGAGGGGAGAggggggggcgcgggcgccggccggcgggcgggcgggcggcgggacgTCGTCGGGTCGCGGCGGTCGCCCCCGACCGCCGGCCCGCGACGCCctcgcccgccgccccgcgcgaCGACCCGGCCCCCACGCCTCCCTCTTCCTCGCGCGCGACGTCCCTCCCACGGCCGCGACCCTCCGCCCGCCTCGACCCCGACGCGACCCAACCGCGGGCTCCGGGGGAGCAACGGCGCGGCGCGGCCGCGACCCGGGGGGGGGCGGAAGCGCGCAGCGGCGGGCGGCGCCGCGGCGTCCCGCGGGCCGCCGCCGGGGCACGCAGCCCCGGGGCGCGGCCCGGCGCGAGCCGCCCCGACAGGGCGAAGGCCGGGGGTCGCCAGCGGGGAAgggcgaggggaggggagcggaggggcggCGCGGGACCGCAACCACACACCCCCGCTCCTCCGCCCCAGACGCACGACCCGGGCGACCCCGTGGCCGCGTGCGGCGCGAGGGATCTCCCCAAGAGGggaccgcggcggcggcggcagccgCCGCGGCCCTCCTCGGCGCGAGCTCTCGCCTCTCTCCTTTTCTCGCGGGCGGGCACCGCCTCTCACGTCACCCCCACATCCCCGCCCCACCGCCCGCCCCACCAcggccccgccgccggcccggTCCCCGGCCCCCACGCACCGCACCGCACCACACCGCAcgggtgcgggggcggggggcgcgggcggccgggaCCGGGCGCGGCGGAAGGGCAcgggaggggagcgggggagggagggagggaaggagggaggcacgCGGAGGCGGCCACCGCGTCTGCTCTTAGGGGGACGGAGGGCCCGGCAGACCGGGCCCTGCGAGGGAACCCCAGCCGCGCCGCCACCAGGGGCGGCGATTGATCGCCAAGCGACGCTCAGACAGGC GTACCTGGACAGAGGGTGGGGGGGGACGGGCGAGGCGGGGCGCGGGGGAGCGAGGCCaaaggccgccgccgccgccgccccgacGCCGATCCTCCCCCGGCCGGCCGCGGCCGACACCGCCAAGCGAGGGGCGCGAGCCCCCCGACGCTGCCGGCCCGTGACGGACCAGGGCCCGGCGGGCGCCGCGACGCGGGCCCCGCCACCGCCCGACAgccagcctccctctctctccccg GAGAAAAACACCCGGCCGGCCGACCCCCGGCCCTCCCCACAACCGCGACCCGGGCCCCGCCTCGCCacggagggcgggggggggggcccgcAGCGGGAAGCGGGGCGTGAGcgggcagggccaggggaggggggcggcgggggcggcgacGGAGAAGGGGAGAGCCGGACCCGGGCCCCGAGGCCCCAGAGGCGGGGGGTGGGccggggtgggagagggagaggcgaCGAGCGGGAGGGCGGAGATGGCGCGGACGCCCGCCTGACCGGAGGACCGTCcagggcgggcggcgggaggcgcgCGCCGGGCGGCGGGCGCCCCCGCGCGAGCCGACGCTCCCCCCCccgcaggaggaggaggacgacgacGACACCGCGGAGGGCACCGCCGCCGCGTCGCACGCGTCCCGAGACGCGCCGAGGGCACCCCCGTGCGGGGCGACGCGGCGAACCGGGGAACGACCGGCGCCGGAAGGCGAAAGGCGGGCCGCGGAAGGGAGGGGGGCCCCGGAGGGGCAGGGGgacgagccgccgccgccgccgccgaggggGCGGCGAGTGGACGACCCGGCGGCAGCCCCAGGCGAGCGGGCAAGACGGAGGAGGCGGACCCCCCCGGAAGGGACACGGTGGGGGGGGCCGGGACGGCGACGTCCGAGAAAgggaggcgggcgcggggcccGTCTCCCCCCACGACACGCCGTCGTCGCCGACgacaccccctcccttcccctccggGCGGGCGCCCGACCGACCGACGCCAGGCCCGCCCACCGCCACCGCCGCGCTTCCACCGCGCCtcccggcggcgggcgcggccccttccttccccctgcctcctcctcacgCGGCCCCGTCCTCGCCCCACGGACGGACACGCACACACGCGCTCCCGCTCTCTCACGTCCCTCGCGGCCAGCGGGCCGGCACCGCGCCGGCCCGCCCGCACCGCACGGGGGAAGGCTTCGCGGGCGAGCGGACGGACGGGAAGGACGGggcgcctccgccgccgccgccgccgcgttcTCCGTTAATGATCCTTCCGCAGGTTCACCTACGGAAACCTTGTTACGACTTTTACTTCCTCTAG
- the LOC125754776 gene encoding collagen alpha-1(I) chain-like translates to MAAAAARGRGTGTPGGRAGAGSGPSTRSRGTEAGRRARARTPPRHRGDARGAADGQRRADAGDPTHARGTRAPGRGRGRRGWGGGGRRRRPLVTTQRHRRGGGGERRTRAGRPQRAREAPGAPGSAAPGRQDGRRTGAAFGKAADGRRPGGQGPARRRRTASGSGGGEDRGPPRGAFGKPQKAPGRPRVGRPGAHAGPTARGLQRKGGPAAPEDAARPPRRAPSNLAGLVGPNRHRSREPVLPRTLSRTRATTPSPNTPRAPPSSPSSEDREHFARGRPPPSHGGQGGGHDPGRRPQAGAGPTHTRRRATAGGDSARERAAAQTASRPLARHTRTHTGRRSGADRARGAGGGISCKGQAQGNPSARGAGAPSRTPASRLARARRGSRHTAQRRELPASREAGRERGRRRGHDPCRERGQPLGLAKRRGAGPAAAGAHEPRQVLRVTPPHATHPRRRGEGEERRGKGRRGARARQGHGCASLPTSSTTRSSDTPTTAAAARGVAGEGNDATARPQAPEATWSAPGAPRRAGRNALKRAQAGRPARVSAASEDPGPASAARQEGGRPGSGRSPHHPQPRRAPPRTRHDGRARRSRGGRGPRAEREERSHPPWTPVPRLTRLRPGPGEHEITTSIDRQQAAAPRGLPEEQKPSEDGDRGTCFRLTGKPLDPRGQERPDNPRHSGDA, encoded by the exons atggcggcggcggcggcccgcgggCGGGGGACGGGGACGCCCGGCGGTCGCGCCGGGGCCGGCAGCGGGCCGAGCACGCGCTCACGCGGGACGGAGGCGGGGCGCCGGGCCAGAGCCCGAACCCCTCCCCGCCACCGGGGAGACGCGCGCGGGGCCGCGGACGGCCAACGGCGAGCGGACGCCGGGGACCCGACCCACGCCCGGGGCACGCGCGCGCCAGGGCGGGGACGCggccggcgggggtgggggggcggcgggAGACGACGGCGGCCCCTCGTCACCACACAACGCCAccgccgggggggcgggggcgagcgGCGGACGCGGGCGGGAAGGCCGCAGCGGGCCCGGGAAGCGCCGGGCGCCCCGGGGAGCGCGGCACCGGGTCGGCAAGACGGACGACGGACGGGGGCGGCTTTCGGGAAGGCCGCGGACGGGAGACGCCCCGGCGGCCAGGGGCCAGCCAGGCGCCGGAGAACGGCGAGCGGGAGCGGTGGAGGAGAGGACCGCGGGCCACCGCGAGGGGCTTTCGGGAAGCCTCAGAAGGCACCTGGGAGGCCGAGGGTCGGGCGCCCAGGGGCGCACGCGGGTCCCACCGCCCGAGGCCTCCAGCGCAAGGGCGGTCCCGCGGCACCCGAGGACGCGGCCCGGCCCCCACGGCGGGCCCCAAGCAACCTCGCGGGGCTCGTGGGCCCCAACCGCCACCGTTCACGAGAACCGGTTCTCCCGAGAACGCTCTCCCGCACACGCGCAACGACGCCCAGCCCCAACACCCCCCGcgcgcctccctcctccccttcctcggAGGACCGAGAGCACTTCGCCCGGGGACGGCCCCCCCCGAGCCACGGCGGCCAAGGGGGGGG TCACGACCCGGGGAGGCGCCCCCAGGCGGGAGCTGGCCCGACCCACACGCGCCGCCGAGCCACCGCCGGCGGCGACTCGGCTCGGGAGCGGGCGGCGGCCCAGACAGCCAGCCGGCCGCTAGCGcggcacacacgcacacacacggg GCGGCGCTCCGGGGCCGACAGGgctcgcggggcggggggcgggatcTCCTGCAAGGGACAGGCACAGGGCAACCCGAGCGCTCGCGGGGCCGGTGCCCCCTCGAGGACGCCAGCCTCCCGCCTCGCCCGCGCACGGCGTGGGTCACGTCACACCGCCCAGAGGAGAGAGCTCCCCGCCTCCCGCGAGGCGGGGCGAGAGAGAGGACGGAGACGGGGACACGACCCGTGCcgggagagagggcagcccctCGGGCTGGCCAAGCGCCGCGGCGCTGGCCCGGCCGCCGCGGGCGCTCACGAGCCCCGCCAAGTCCTCCGAGTCACACCGCCCCACGCCACCCACCCCCGCCGGCGCGgcgagggggaggagaggagagggaaaggaagacgAGGCGCCCGCGCCCGCCAGGGGCACGGGTGCGCCTCCTTGCCGACTTCTTCCACCACCCGCTCCTCGGACACGCCGACGACGGCGGCGGCAGCCCGGGGAGTCGCCGGGGAAGGAAACGACGCCACCGCTCGGCCTCAGGCACCTGAGGCGACCTGGAGCGCTCCAGGGGCACCACGGAGGGCCGGGCGCAACGCGCTCAAGCGCGCCCAGGCCGGGCG GCCGGCGAGAGTGTCCGCCGCGTCCGAGGACCCCGGTCCCGCCAGCGCCGCGAGGCAAGAAGGCGGGAGGCCGGGGTCGGGCCGGAGTCCGcaccacccccaaccccggcGCGCGCCCCCGCGCACCCGCCACGACGGCCGGGCGCGGAGgagccggggagggaggggcccgcGGGCAGAACGAGAAGAGCGGTCGCATCCGCCGTGGACGCCCGTCCCTCGTCTGACGCGGCTTAGGCCCGGCCCAGGAGAGCACGAGATCACCACATCGATCGATCGGCAGCAAGCTGCGGCCCCGAGGGGGCTTCCCGAGGAGCAAAAGCCCAGCGAGGACGGCGACCGGGGGACCTGCTTCCGCCTCACCGGCAAGCCCCTCGACCCCCGGGGGCAGGAGCGACCGGACAACCCCAGACACAGCGGGGACGCCTGA
- the LOC125754777 gene encoding basic salivary proline-rich protein 3-like, whose translation MERTGTAPCLPPSPTPARAREVEGHARQRQPHRESPPGPDARTDGPPTPRGTRSDRPGPTSAAGLGTRGENRVRRPGPPHVPAAGSVAPPTGFLQAQTGPRRQGVTTGDNRVTRKAGPKIARSHRTDGGTHPVPRPEAAQVGPRGRRRSHRRVLVDPPRRPARPPPGARRRRQRRQRRRRRHPRSSGGPISGERIARRGPGDSRTLAPEPPSSWNSAPGNRHQSCSLPVAAEPPEGTRSIKAAARWHPTTGANDSGTDPGGEAVRAPRISPLGPGTAEGPGAHGRAPREPRPPGAGEP comes from the exons ATGGAGCGCACGGG GACCGCCCCGTGCCTACCGCCGTCCCCAACCCCGGCTCGGGCCAGGGAGGTGGAGGGCCACGCGCGGCAGAGGCAGCCTCACCGGGAATCGCCACCGGGGCCGGACGCCCGAACGGACGGCCCGCCCACCCCGCGTGGCACCCGGTCCGACCGCCCGGGACCCACCTCCGCAGCGGGCCTCGGAACAAGGGGAGAAAATCGCGTCCGACGCCCGGGACCCCCACACGTGCCCGCAGCCGGGTCTGTCGCGCCACCCACGGGCTTCCTCCAGGCTCAGACCGGTCCCCGTCGCCAGGGCGTGACCACGGGAGACAACCGAGTGACACGGAAGGCAGGCCCGAAGATCGCCCGGAGCCACAGGACGGACGGCGGGACACACCCTGTCCCCCGCCCCGAGGCGGCCCAGGTCGGTCCGCGCGGGCGGAGGAGGAGCCACCGGCGGGTGCTGGTCGACCCACCCAGGCGGCCCGCACGGCCTCCTCCGGGAGCGAGGCGGAGGCGACAGCGGCGACAGCGGCGACGGCGGCGACACCCTCGCAGCTCCGGAGGTCCAATCTCCGGCGAGCGCATCGCGCGCCGAGGCCCCGGCGACAGCCGGACGCTCGCGCCGGAGCCGCCCTCCTCCTGGAACTCGGCCCCGGGAAACCGACACCAAAGCTGTTCCTTGCCTGTCGCCGCCGAGCCTCCGGAGGGGACACGCTCTATAAAAGCGGCCGCCAGGTGGCACCCGACAACCGGCGCGAACGACAGCGGGACAGATCCGGGCGGCGAGGCCGTCAGGGCGCCTCGGATCTCGCCTCTCGGCCCGGGGACGGCGGAGGGCCCGGGAGCACACGGCCGCGCACCGCGCGAACCCCGtcctcccggggcgggggagccTTGA